From a region of the Odocoileus virginianus isolate 20LAN1187 ecotype Illinois chromosome 19, Ovbor_1.2, whole genome shotgun sequence genome:
- the LOC110135376 gene encoding small ubiquitin-related modifier 3, producing MSEEKPKEGVKTENDHINLKVAGQDGSVVQFKIKRHTPLSKLMKAYCERQGLSMRQIRFRFDGQPINETDTPAQLEMEDEDTIDVFQQQTGGSRVASCLLGSGL from the coding sequence ATGTCCGAGGAGAAACCCAAGGAGGGAGTGAAGACGGAGAACGACCACATCAACCTGAAGGTGGCCGGGCAGGACGGCTCCGTGGTCCAGTTCAAGATCAAGAGACATACGCCGCTCAGCAAGCTGATGAAGGCCTACTGCGAGCGCCAGGGCTTGTCAATGAGACAGATTCGATTCAGGTTTGATGGACAACCAATTAATGAAACAGACACCCCAGCACAGCTGGAGATGGAAGACGAGGACACCATCGACGTGTTCCAGCAGCAGACGGGGGGCTCCAGGGTGGCCAGCTGCCTCTTGGGGAGCGGCCTCTAG